A genomic region of Chelmon rostratus isolate fCheRos1 chromosome 8, fCheRos1.pri, whole genome shotgun sequence contains the following coding sequences:
- the LOC121610709 gene encoding neuronal acetylcholine receptor subunit alpha-7-like has product MWQAGALWLLILTTLLRVSVQGPHQRFLLRELLRDYNPMERPVANDSQALTVQFSFTLMQVMDVDEKNQIITTNAWLQMQWYDHYLQWNQSEYPGVKNLRFTADQVWTPDILLYNSAHDKFDATFKTNVLVNSSGFCEYLPPGIFISTCNVDVRWFPFDIQRCELKFGSWTFDGWLLDLQMKEADVSGYMPNGEWDLLEVPGGRHEVFYDCCAEPYPDVTFVVTLRRRTLFYALNLLIPCVLLSSMTLLVFLLPANSGEKISLGITVLLSLTVFMLMVAEIMPATSDSVPLIGQYFASTMVIVGMSVVATVIVLQFHHHNPNSGHMPRLVHLVLLQWVPWFLRMKRPGEGAEPTLSNSRVDSQSKALSSPTTTTTTTTIPTPVPSVLPQSLNSLQASLAQLNHPLSHPLSHPLPHRPNTQAVLLPNPSHRDPSPNPHPQPNGHLLYMGFQTTAELEPLQRSSTSFGRVNSGLGGEGEGAAAAGGGLAGGTPIHHHLPSSKFGSPPQESAVSPDPDPSTTSSGPCGLEAVGGAGRSAAIHTHSSVIRSVAVDGQLQALLLEVQFLVERVREQDRQLSLAEQWQFAAAVIDRLFLVGFSVFNIICTIAILMAAPNFGVALSKDFL; this is encoded by the exons ATGTGGCAGGCTGGGGCTCTCTGGCTGTTGATACTTACGACTCTGCTCCGGG TGTCAGTGCAGGGTCCTCACCAGCGGTTCctgctcagagagctgctgagggACTACAATCCCATGGAGAGGCCGGTGGCCAACGACTCCCAGGCTCTCACTGTTCAGTTCTCCTTCACTCTAATGCAGGTCATGGATGTG GATGAAAAGAATCAGATCATCACCACGAATGCCTGGCTGCAGATG CAGTGGTACGACCACTACCTCCAGTGGAACCAGTCTGAGTATCCTGGAGTTAAGAACCTCCGTTTCACTGCTGACCAGGTCTGGACACCTGACATACTGCTTTACAACAG TGCTCATGATAAGTTTGATGCCACCTTCAAGACCAATGTGCTGGTGAACTCCAGCGGCTTCTGTGAGTATCTTCCTCCAG GAATATTTATCAGCACATGCAACGTGGACGTGCGATGGTTTCCATTTGACATCCAGCGCTGTGAACTGAAGTTTGGCTCCTGGACATTTGATGGCTGGCTGCTGGACCTCCAGATGAAGGAGGCAGATGTGTCAGGATACATGCCTAACGGAGAGTGGGACCTGCTGG aggTGCCTGGAGGTCGTCATGAAGTTTTCTATGATTGCTGTGCAGAGCCCTACCCAGATGTTACCTTTGTGGTGACTTTGCGAAGGAGGACCCTGTTTTACGCTCTCAACCTCCTCATCCCTTGTGTGCTCCTCTCCTCTATGACCCTGCTGGTCTTCCTGCTCCCTGCCAACTCGGGGGAGAAGATCAGCCTGG GCATCACGGTTCTGCTTTCTCTGACTGTCTTCATGCTGATGGTTGCGGAGATTATGCCCGCCACTTCAGATTCTGTTCCCCTGATAG gtcAGTACTTTGCCAGCACCATGGTGATTGTCGGGATGTCCGTAGTAGCCACAGTCATCGTCCTTCAGTTCCATCACCACAACCCCAACAGTGGACACATGCCACGTTTG GTGCACTTGGTTCTGCTGCAGTGGGTTCCTTGGTTCCTGCGGATGAAGCGTCCAGGTGAGGGAGCGGAGCCGACTCTTTCCAACAGCCGGGTAGACTCCCAGAGCAAGGCCCTGTCCTCtcctaccaccaccaccaccaccaccaccatccccacACCAGTGCCCTCCGTTCTCCCCCAAAGCCTCAACTCTCTGCAGGCTAGCCTGGCTCAGCTCAACCACCCTCTGTCACACCCTCTGTCACACCCACTGCCCCACCGGCCCAACACTCAGGCCGTCCTCCTTCCGAATCCCAGCCATAGAGATCCCAGCCCCAATCCACATCCGCAGCCCAATGGTCATCTGCTTTACATGGGCTTCCAGACAACTGCAGAGCTGGAACCACTTCAGAGGAGCAGCACAAGTTTTGGGAGGGTTAACAGTGGACtaggtggagaaggagagggagcagcagcagcaggaggaggactggCTGGAGGTACACCTATCCATCACCACCTCCCATCGTCCAAGTTTGGGAGTCCCCCACAAGAATCTGCGGTATCCCCAGACCCTGACCCATCGACTACATCCTCTGGACCCTGCGGCCTGGAGGCTGTGGGTGGAGCAGGGAGATCAGCTGCCATTCACACCCACAGCAGTGTGATTCGATCTGTGGCAGTAGACGGCCAGCTGCAGGCTCTTCTGCTGGAGGTGCAGTTTTTAGTCGAGCGTGTCAGGGAACAGGACCGGCAGCTCAGTTTGGCGGAGCAGTGgcagtttgctgcagctgtcatcGACCGCCTGTTCCTGGTgggattcagtgttttcaacaTCATCTGTACCATCGCTATTCTCATGGCTGCACCCAACTTTGGAGTAGCACTGTCAAAAGACTTCCTCTga